A genomic window from Phycisphaerae bacterium includes:
- a CDS encoding type III PLP-dependent enzyme — protein sequence MPKNTLLKQLARKHGTPLFIVDHDVLRRNYAEFKRRLPRVQAYYAVKANPAPEIIKTLFEAGASFDVASIGEFRLVYENIRDLPPKARQDYIWDKIIYANPIKDKATLEELDQYKPLVTYDNLEEVRKIRKHAPHAGLALRIRVPNTGSMVELSSKFGAAPGEAADLIAAAFDAGLIVEGLCFHVGSQCTNFDNFVQALNMSAQVLEECAGRGYKLKLLDIGGGFPAPYDGSVERFRDLARILNAEFRRLFPKELQILAEPGRFMVATAATLVAEVIGKAERDGKRCYYLNDGIYHTFSGVLFDHCQYHIKAFKKGPTQLCAVFGPTCDALDTICQSEPLPELDLGDLVYSENIGAYSHASSTWFNGFPPAKVVHINV from the coding sequence ATGCCCAAGAACACGTTACTCAAGCAACTGGCAAGGAAGCACGGCACGCCGCTGTTTATCGTTGACCACGATGTGCTGCGGCGCAACTATGCCGAGTTCAAGCGGAGGCTACCGCGCGTCCAGGCTTATTATGCGGTCAAGGCCAACCCGGCCCCGGAGATCATCAAGACTCTATTCGAGGCCGGAGCCAGCTTTGACGTGGCGTCGATCGGCGAGTTCCGGCTGGTTTATGAGAACATTCGCGACCTGCCGCCCAAGGCCAGGCAGGACTACATCTGGGACAAGATCATCTACGCCAATCCTATCAAGGACAAAGCGACGCTGGAGGAGCTGGATCAGTACAAGCCGCTGGTCACCTACGACAACCTGGAAGAGGTTCGCAAGATCCGCAAGCATGCGCCGCACGCCGGGTTGGCGTTGCGGATTCGGGTTCCCAACACCGGTTCCATGGTCGAGCTGTCGAGCAAGTTCGGTGCAGCACCCGGTGAGGCCGCCGACCTGATTGCCGCGGCCTTCGATGCGGGGCTGATTGTCGAGGGCCTATGTTTCCACGTGGGCAGCCAGTGCACGAATTTCGACAATTTCGTGCAGGCCCTGAACATGTCGGCGCAGGTGCTCGAGGAATGCGCCGGGCGGGGCTACAAACTCAAGCTGCTGGACATCGGGGGCGGTTTTCCCGCGCCTTACGACGGCAGCGTAGAGCGGTTCCGGGACCTGGCCAGGATCCTGAACGCGGAGTTCCGGCGGCTGTTCCCCAAGGAATTGCAGATTCTTGCAGAGCCGGGTCGTTTCATGGTGGCCACCGCCGCCACGCTGGTCGCCGAGGTAATCGGTAAGGCCGAGCGAGACGGCAAGCGCTGCTACTATCTCAACGACGGGATCTATCACACCTTTTCGGGCGTGCTCTTTGATCACTGTCAGTATCACATCAAGGCCTTCAAGAAAGGCCCGACGCAGCTCTGTGCGGTTTTTGGTCCGACCTGCGACGCCCTGGATACCATCTGCCAGTCGGAGCCGCTGCCGGAGCTGGACCTTGGCGACCTGGTCTACAGCGAGAACATCGGAGCCTACAGCCACGCATCCTCGACGTGGTTCAACGGCTTCCCGCCGGCCAAGGTGGTGCACATCAACGTGTAG
- the speY gene encoding deoxyhypusine synthase, with protein MARIQLPKKFTSKYPHKFAKGKQRFLCGKRILPKPITGKESLPDLMDQVFLAYNAARLQEACRLFTERMLQADVTVGMSLAGALTPAGLGCSAIVPLIKAGYVDWIVSTGANLYHDMHHAMNLPLFRGSPFVRDPELRKVGVVRIYDILLDYNDVLMQTDHILRQILLQPEFQHEMGTAELHYLLGKYCAEFEEQTGHKDVSVLAAAYRAGVPCFCPSPGDSTIGMNVAGLELRGSKLRVNPSRDVNETTAIVLDAKLKKRRTGVVLVGGGSPKNFTLQTEPQIQEVLRIPEAGHDLFIQFTDARPDTGGLSGATPHEAVSWGKVDPNKLPDAIVCYLDSTVALPLLTHYALARHKPRRFKRLYDRLPELRDLVSKEYWKRNKQL; from the coding sequence ATGGCCAGGATTCAGTTGCCGAAGAAATTCACCAGCAAATATCCGCACAAGTTTGCGAAGGGCAAACAGCGTTTCTTGTGCGGCAAACGGATTCTGCCCAAGCCGATCACCGGGAAGGAATCGCTGCCGGACCTGATGGATCAGGTGTTTCTGGCCTACAATGCGGCCCGGCTCCAGGAGGCCTGTCGGCTGTTTACCGAGCGGATGCTCCAGGCCGACGTGACCGTGGGCATGAGCCTGGCAGGAGCCCTTACCCCTGCCGGACTGGGTTGCTCGGCGATCGTACCGCTGATCAAGGCCGGCTACGTGGACTGGATCGTTTCCACCGGGGCAAACCTCTACCACGACATGCACCATGCCATGAACCTGCCGCTGTTCAGGGGGTCTCCGTTCGTTCGTGACCCTGAACTACGGAAGGTCGGCGTCGTGCGGATCTACGATATCCTTCTGGACTACAACGATGTTCTCATGCAGACCGACCACATTCTACGGCAGATCCTGCTCCAGCCCGAGTTCCAGCACGAGATGGGCACGGCCGAGCTTCACTACCTGCTGGGCAAGTATTGCGCCGAGTTCGAGGAGCAAACCGGCCATAAGGACGTATCCGTTCTCGCGGCGGCGTACCGGGCCGGCGTGCCGTGTTTCTGCCCCTCGCCGGGCGACTCGACGATCGGCATGAACGTGGCCGGGCTCGAGCTTCGGGGCAGCAAGCTGCGGGTCAATCCCTCGCGTGACGTCAACGAGACCACCGCGATCGTTCTGGATGCCAAGCTGAAGAAGCGGCGAACCGGCGTGGTTCTGGTGGGCGGCGGATCGCCCAAGAATTTCACCTTGCAGACCGAGCCACAGATCCAGGAGGTCTTGCGGATTCCCGAGGCCGGGCACGATCTCTTCATCCAGTTTACTGACGCGAGGCCGGATACGGGCGGCCTGTCGGGCGCGACGCCGCACGAGGCTGTCAGTTGGGGCAAGGTGGATCCCAACAAGCTTCCAGATGCCATTGTCTGCTATCTGGATTCGACGGTGGCTCTGCCCCTGCTCACGCATTATGCCTTGGCTCGCCATAAGCCCCGCAGGTTCAAGCGGCTCTACGATCGATTGCCTGAGCTGCGGGATCTGGTTTCCAAGGAGTACTGGAAACGGAACAAACAGTTGTAG